One genomic region from Fictibacillus marinisediminis encodes:
- the infB gene encoding translation initiation factor IF-2 — translation MSKMRVYEYAKKQNVQSKDIIDKLKTMNVDVSNHMSMIDEDAIRKLNDAYQPKNKMTEEKHKIEQKKNTSNVNKVDNKNESKKENTMKIKKDETPKKPNSSQNSKPAPKSGNNSQNSKPAPKSGNNSQNAKPGQKGGSNFKPGNKNNNSNHNNKNRNNKNNNRGKSAPAPQPKPVPVTPEKITFSGSLTVSELAKKLAKEPSEIIKKLMFLGVMATINQELDKETIELIASDYNVEVEEEIIIDETEFENFDNADKEEDLQVRPPVVTIMGHVDHGKTTLLDSIRDTKVTASEAGGITQHIGAYQIEDKGKKITFLDTPGHAAFTTMRARGAQVTDITILVVAADDGVMPQTVEAINHAKAAQVPIIVAVNKMDKEAANPDRVMQELTEHALVPEDWGGDTIFVNVSALKGEGIDDLIEMIQLVAEVEELKANPKRAAQGTVIEAQLDKGRGSVATLLVQNGTLNVGDPIVVGNTFGRVRAMVNDIGRRVKVAGPSTPVEITGLNEVPQAGDQFMVFVDEKKARQIGEARSKKQVEAQRKESSKLNLEDLFNQIKEGDIKEINVIIKADVQGSAEALAGSLQKIDVEGVKVKILHTGVGAITESDIILASASNAIIIGFNVRPDNNAKRTAEAEKVDVRLHRIIYNVIEEIESAMKGMLDPEFAEKVIGQVEIRTTFKVSKVGTIAGCYVTDGKITRDSTVRLIRDGVVIYEGKIDALKRFKDDAKEVSAGYECGITLEKFNDIKEGDVIEAYIMEEIKRA, via the coding sequence ATGAGTAAGATGCGTGTGTATGAATATGCAAAAAAACAAAATGTTCAAAGCAAGGATATCATTGATAAATTAAAAACGATGAACGTCGATGTATCCAATCATATGTCAATGATTGATGAAGACGCGATCCGTAAATTAAACGATGCATATCAGCCCAAAAATAAGATGACAGAGGAGAAACATAAAATAGAACAGAAAAAGAATACATCCAATGTGAACAAGGTAGATAATAAAAATGAAAGTAAAAAAGAGAATACTATGAAAATAAAAAAAGACGAAACACCTAAAAAGCCAAACAGCAGCCAAAACAGCAAACCGGCTCCAAAGAGCGGAAACAATAGCCAGAACAGCAAGCCAGCTCCGAAAAGCGGGAACAACAGCCAGAATGCCAAGCCGGGACAAAAAGGCGGCAGCAACTTCAAGCCTGGAAACAAAAATAATAACAGCAATCATAATAATAAGAACAGAAACAACAAGAACAACAATCGAGGCAAATCTGCACCTGCACCACAACCAAAACCAGTACCTGTCACTCCAGAGAAGATTACCTTCTCAGGTTCTCTGACCGTAAGTGAACTGGCTAAAAAATTGGCAAAAGAGCCATCTGAAATCATTAAAAAATTAATGTTCCTAGGTGTTATGGCAACAATTAACCAGGAACTTGACAAAGAAACCATCGAGCTGATTGCGAGCGACTATAACGTAGAAGTAGAAGAAGAGATCATCATCGATGAAACCGAATTTGAAAATTTTGACAACGCAGATAAAGAAGAAGATCTTCAAGTCCGTCCTCCAGTTGTAACGATCATGGGGCACGTTGACCATGGTAAAACAACGCTGTTAGACTCTATTCGTGATACGAAAGTAACTGCTAGCGAAGCTGGCGGCATCACGCAGCATATCGGTGCTTATCAAATCGAAGACAAAGGAAAGAAAATCACTTTCCTTGATACTCCTGGACATGCCGCGTTTACAACGATGCGTGCAAGGGGAGCACAGGTCACAGACATCACGATTCTGGTCGTTGCAGCTGATGATGGTGTTATGCCACAGACTGTGGAAGCGATCAATCATGCGAAGGCTGCCCAAGTTCCGATCATTGTTGCTGTAAACAAAATGGATAAAGAGGCGGCGAACCCTGACCGCGTCATGCAGGAATTAACCGAGCATGCACTTGTTCCAGAAGACTGGGGCGGCGATACCATTTTCGTCAATGTTTCCGCGCTAAAAGGTGAAGGAATTGATGACCTGATCGAAATGATCCAGCTTGTTGCTGAAGTAGAAGAGCTAAAAGCGAATCCGAAGCGTGCCGCACAAGGTACCGTTATCGAAGCACAGCTCGATAAAGGCCGCGGATCAGTGGCTACCCTTCTCGTTCAAAACGGAACATTGAATGTCGGTGACCCGATTGTTGTAGGAAACACGTTCGGACGTGTAAGAGCGATGGTTAACGATATTGGGCGCCGTGTAAAAGTGGCAGGCCCTTCAACTCCGGTAGAAATCACGGGCCTAAACGAAGTTCCTCAAGCCGGGGACCAGTTTATGGTATTTGTTGACGAGAAAAAGGCTCGCCAGATTGGTGAAGCTCGCTCTAAGAAACAGGTTGAAGCACAGCGTAAGGAATCATCGAAGCTAAATCTTGAAGATCTGTTCAACCAGATCAAAGAAGGCGACATTAAAGAGATCAACGTGATCATTAAAGCGGACGTACAAGGATCTGCAGAAGCGCTTGCCGGCTCCCTTCAAAAGATCGATGTAGAAGGCGTAAAGGTAAAGATCCTTCATACCGGAGTGGGTGCAATCACTGAATCTGATATTATTTTAGCCTCTGCTTCTAACGCGATCATCATCGGTTTTAATGTTCGCCCAGATAATAATGCCAAACGTACAGCTGAAGCGGAGAAAGTCGATGTTCGTCTTCACCGTATCATTTACAACGTTATCGAAGAAATCGAATCTGCGATGAAAGGGATGCTTGATCCTGAGTTTGCAGAAAAAGTAATCGGCCAAGTTGAGATCCGCACAACCTTTAAAGTTTCAAAAGTTGGAACGATCGCAGGCTGTTACGTTACCGATGGAAAAATAACACGGGATTCAACTGTTAGGCTCATCCGTGACGGTGTCGTGATCTATGAAGGTAAAATCGATGCGTTAAAACGTTTCAAAGATGATGCAAAAGAAGTTAGTGCAGGATATGAATGTGGAATAACTTTAGAAAAGTTCAATGACATCAAAGAGGGAGATGTCATCGAAGCGTACATCATGGAAGAAATTAAACGGGCATGA
- a CDS encoding YlxQ family RNA-binding protein has product MTASKWASLLGLANRAGKCISGEELVVKAVQRQNAKLVILSQDASANTRKKVTDKCAYYKVEVRWVDDRYSLGSAIGKDQRVVVAVTDVGFTKKLTALLD; this is encoded by the coding sequence TTGACTGCATCTAAATGGGCTTCACTGCTGGGGTTGGCAAACCGGGCAGGTAAATGCATTTCCGGCGAGGAGCTTGTTGTTAAAGCTGTACAGCGGCAGAACGCAAAGCTTGTTATCCTCTCACAGGATGCATCGGCAAACACAAGGAAGAAAGTTACCGATAAATGCGCTTACTATAAAGTAGAAGTAAGATGGGTAGATGACCGCTATAGTCTCGGCAGTGCCATCGGCAAAGACCAGCGGGTAGTGGTTGCCGTGACAGATGTTGGTTTTACGAAAAAGTTAACTGCTTTACTTGATTAA
- the rnpM gene encoding RNase P modulator RnpM, with the protein MKTRKIPMRKCVACQEMKPKKELVRVVRSPEGEVFVDRTGKKSGRGAYLCNQASCFALAKKKEA; encoded by the coding sequence ATGAAAACCCGTAAAATTCCTATGCGGAAATGCGTGGCTTGCCAGGAAATGAAACCCAAGAAAGAGTTAGTTCGTGTGGTCCGTTCTCCTGAAGGCGAAGTTTTCGTTGACCGAACCGGAAAGAAATCGGGCAGAGGCGCGTATTTATGCAACCAGGCGTCCTGTTTTGCACTTGCGAAAAAAAAGGAAGCTTGA
- the rbfA gene encoding 30S ribosome-binding factor RbfA — MSKIRSNRIGEQMKKELGDIIGRKLKDPRIGFVTVTGVEVTGDLQQATVYISVFGDDAQKEQTLRGLAKASGFIRTEIGKRIRLRKTPEISFKFDESIEYGSRIETLLTDIKGSDEE, encoded by the coding sequence ATGAGCAAAATCCGATCCAATCGCATTGGAGAACAAATGAAGAAAGAACTTGGCGATATTATTGGCCGGAAGCTAAAAGATCCCCGCATTGGCTTTGTAACTGTAACAGGTGTTGAAGTAACGGGAGATTTACAGCAGGCAACTGTTTATATTTCCGTGTTTGGAGATGATGCACAAAAAGAACAGACACTTCGTGGTCTGGCAAAAGCATCAGGTTTTATCCGAACTGAGATCGGCAAACGAATCCGATTGCGCAAAACGCCGGAAATTTCTTTTAAATTCGATGAATCCATCGAATATGGAAGCCGAATTGAAACATTGCTGACTGATATAAAAGGTTCTGATGAGGAATAG
- a CDS encoding DUF503 domain-containing protein: MIGFLTVECFIYESHSLKDKRSVVKKIVTRLRQQFNLAVSETDFHDLWQRAELGIVTISKDKLIVEQELQKAIKLISSIPELEVTTTAIEWL, translated from the coding sequence ATGATTGGTTTCCTGACGGTTGAATGTTTCATCTATGAATCGCATTCACTAAAGGATAAACGCTCGGTAGTTAAAAAGATCGTTACTCGGTTAAGGCAGCAATTTAATCTTGCTGTCTCCGAGACCGACTTTCATGATTTATGGCAGAGAGCTGAACTTGGAATTGTAACCATCTCTAAGGACAAACTAATTGTAGAACAGGAACTTCAGAAAGCGATCAAGCTGATTAGCAGCATTCCTGAGCTGGAAGTGACAACAACTGCAATAGAGTGGTTATAA
- the truB gene encoding tRNA pseudouridine(55) synthase TruB has product MPAHQPEGVLPLLKPAGMTSHDCVAKLRKILKTKKVGHTGTLDPEVTGVLPVCVGRGTKIAQYMADYPKAYEAEATIGKATATEDAHGETVETKEVPGEIRAEQVEAVLQSFKGIIQQVPPMFSAVKINGKKLYQYAREGIEVERPVREANIYELKLLSHDRQFPGPYPAFSFFVRCSKGTYIRTLAVDMGRKLGYPAHMSKLVRVASGPFQLKDCYTFEEIETAAENGTIAELFLPIEKAIGHFESIVADEEMERRIKHGSVLPMAKDVQNNRFAVYNEKGQCLAIYKQHPDKPHLMKPEKILAVE; this is encoded by the coding sequence ATGCCGGCACACCAGCCAGAGGGCGTTTTGCCTTTATTAAAGCCTGCAGGAATGACATCTCATGACTGTGTGGCAAAGTTAAGGAAAATTTTAAAAACAAAAAAAGTAGGTCATACCGGAACCTTAGACCCTGAGGTGACTGGGGTTCTTCCGGTCTGTGTCGGAAGAGGCACAAAGATTGCCCAATATATGGCCGATTATCCGAAAGCATACGAAGCGGAAGCTACGATAGGCAAAGCAACGGCTACTGAAGATGCTCATGGAGAAACCGTTGAAACAAAAGAAGTTCCCGGAGAGATCCGTGCTGAGCAGGTTGAAGCAGTCTTACAGTCTTTTAAGGGGATTATCCAGCAGGTTCCTCCCATGTTTTCTGCTGTGAAAATTAATGGTAAAAAGCTTTATCAATATGCCCGTGAAGGGATCGAAGTGGAGCGTCCTGTCCGTGAAGCAAACATTTACGAACTCAAGCTTCTCTCACATGATCGTCAATTTCCGGGACCTTACCCTGCCTTCTCGTTTTTTGTAAGATGCAGCAAAGGAACCTATATCAGAACCCTGGCGGTAGATATGGGCAGAAAATTGGGCTATCCTGCACATATGTCCAAATTGGTGCGGGTAGCTTCAGGTCCGTTTCAGCTAAAGGACTGCTATACCTTTGAGGAAATAGAGACAGCCGCAGAAAACGGGACGATCGCTGAGCTGTTTCTGCCCATTGAAAAGGCGATAGGCCACTTTGAGTCCATCGTCGCTGATGAAGAGATGGAACGCAGGATCAAGCACGGATCCGTACTGCCTATGGCAAAAGATGTGCAAAATAACAGGTTTGCCGTTTATAATGAAAAAGGGCAGTGCCTTGCGATCTATAAACAGCATCCCGATAAACCTCATTTAATGAAACCAGAAAAAATTTTAGCCGTAGAGTAA